ACGTGTTGTAATCTCTGTGGTAGGGATGGGAGGGCAGGGAAAAACCACTCTTGCAAGGAAAGTTTTTGAAAGCAAGGAGGTCATGGCAAACTTTGATTGTCGTGCATGGATCACAGTGTCCCAGTCTTACAGTGTAGAAGGATTGTTGAGGGACATGTTGCAGCAATTAGACAAAGGAAATAACTTTTCAACAATGGATCGAAAGTCACTCAAGGATGAAGTGAGAAGCTACTTGCGGCAAAAGAGGTACGTTATCTTCCTTGACGATGTATGGGATACAAAGTTGTGGGATGATATTGAATTTGACATTGTTGATAATATAAAAGGAAGTAGGATATTTGTCACAACTAGGAAAAGGGAGGTTGCACTACATTTTAAGAAATCTTCTATTGCTAAAGTGCATGATTTGCAACTTTTAGATAAAAAACAATCTTTTGAGTTGTTTTGTAAGAAGGCATTTAAGTCTGACTTTGGCGGATTTTGTCCAGACGAACTCATGTCCGCCTCTTCTGAAATTGTTAGTAAGTGTAAGGGTTTGCCACTAGCCATTGCAGTCATTGGTGGCGTTTTGTCCGGCAAAGCTCCATCTGAGTGGATAGATTTCAGAAAAAATCTATTTTTAGAGCTGGAAAATAATCTCCATTTAGATGTTGTTGCAAAGATTTTAAGCTTCAGCTATGATGATTTGCCTTCCAATCTCAAACCATGCTTACTGTATTTTGGAATCTATCCTGAAGACTTTTCAGTTAAGTCCATGAGATTGATTAAGCACTGGATAGCTGAAGAGTTCATCAAACAACAAGAAGGAAAAACTTTGGAGAAAGTTGCTGAAGGATATTTGAAAGAGCTGATCCAAAGAAATTTGGTGCAGGTATCATCATTCACCATTGATGACAAAGTTAAAAGTTGTCGTGTTCATGACCTGTTACGTGAAATATATGATCCTTAGAAAAGCAAAGGATTTAAATTTTTGCCAATATATTCATGAAGATGATCAGTTAGCTTTATGTGGGAAAAGTCGGCGTGTTTCTTTAGCAACAACTTCCAAAGCTTTTTGGGAAAGCATTGAGGGCTCACACATTCGGTCATTGCTCTTTTTCATAAATGAAGAACTTCCTGAATGTTTTGTAAAAAGAATCCTTGCACAATGCAAGTTACTGAAGGTACTTGATTTCCATAATTGTCCAAGTTTTCTCAAAAATATTCCCGAAGGTTGCTTGAATTTACTCCACTTGAAGTATTTAAGCTTTCGCAATTGGGACGTAGAGAGTCTTCCAGAATCTATTGTTAAACTTCAGAATCTGGAAACTTTGGATGTAAGGACCAGTGTCATTTTCCTGCCAAGGGATATTGGCAGGCTTAGAAAGCTAAGACATCTTTTGGGTACGTTTGAATGTTGTGATGATGGCTGGGAATGGAATTGTGGTATTGGAGGCTTGGAATCCCTACAAACACTAAGCGAAGTGGCAATGAATAGTTCTCAAGTAGCGCTACTTAAGGAGCTGGGAGAGTTGAGGCAGTTAAGGGAGTTGAAACTAAAAATAATGGTATTTGCAGAGGAAATTGATCTTCTATGGTACTCAATAAATAAGATGCAACACTTGGAGAAACTACATCTTTATACATATGGTAGAGGTTTCAGTGATTTTCATCTTATTTCACCCCCACCCATGCTTCAAAAGCTTCTCCTAAATGGGATGTTAGAGAAGTTGCCAGAGTGGATTTCAGAGCTTTCAAATCTTGTTAAGCTGAACTTGGAATTCTCTATTTTAACTGATGATCCTCTTAAATCATTGAAAAAATTGCCGAATTTGCTGTCTCTTAACTTGCTTTATTGTTATGAGGGGTGAAAGCATGCATTTTGAAGATAGAGACTTTCAGAAACTTAAGCAACTAAAACTCGAATCTTTGAAAAGCTTGAAATCCATCTTTATAGAGAAAGGAGCACTGCATTCTCTGAGAGAGTTGACACTAGAACGGATCCCCCAACTCAAGGCGGTACCACCTGGCATTCAGCACTTTTAATTATATGCCAGATGAACTTGTGGCCAACATCACCCCCGATGAAGGAAAAGACCACTGGATCATCAAGCATGTTCCTCGTGTAATCATTGTTTTCTATTGTAAAGAGCAGGTGCGcattttctatttctttctctctctaagttaACAATTGCAATGCTCTGTACTAATATTATGTCTTGAATTGGTAGTTACGGCGCTCCATCTTCGAAGCAATTCGGATTGTCCACCTGGCATGAACCTTTCACAAAAATGGTGCGGACAATATCAGCTTTTCTTTAATAAAAGTGTGTGAAACCACTAAATATATCAGTTTTACAGGacaatattttttcttaattttgttcaAATTGTATGTGTTGTACCATGTAAGCAAAAGCTATGGGAGTAATTAATTCttggcttattagcacttttggtcccccaggttTTAAAAATGTGCAAACGGAGTCCCCCaagtttaaaaatagcattttacTACCCCGATGTTAAGCTCCgtcaacacttttggtcccccgcCAGTTTTCCATCAAAAAACTAACGGTTCTAAGGGTAAATAtgtaattaaacaaaaaataattaattaaaatattaaaaaaacctaCAAAAACCCATAAAGTTATCTCCTCAGTCATctccctcatcatcttcatccccttgcccagaaaaaacccaaaaaaaaaaatatcttcctCTCCCAAACATCTCCATATTCTCCAAATCAATTAAGAAATGAAGCCTGATCTTCATTTCATTCTTCTTTAACTATGAAATGAACCTAATTCCTTAATATGACAGATTGATTCTCTACAACATGATCAAGCATGCAAGGAATGAATTGAAGCAATAACAAAAGATGAATTGCACAATAAACAAGAAACGATGGAAGTTGTAGATCGAAGGACGAGGAAGGTGGAAGCTGTGATGGCGTGGTGGTGACTGTAGGTTTTGGGTCATTTCGATTTGGTGTATAGAACAAGGATCTGGATCTGGAACGACTTGGGTCTCTGCTTCATCTTTTGTGATAAATTTCGTTTGGGTTTTGATAAATATTGGTTTTTTGATGTGGGTTGATGAGgttatttttctgggtttattcTTCATTTTATGGGTAGGAAAAACCCTCTCCTATGCACAAATCAACTCTAATCACATGAAGGTTTCTTCAAGTTCTGTTTACTGGGCGATAGTTGTTGAGCTGCTCGAAGATGCCCACACTATTATTGGCCTCCCTACATGGCCAATGTGTAGGAATGGGTATGTTATGTgctgatatttttattttctttttctttactttCTCCCTACTGGTAGTGGTATGGTTCTTGCAATGTCATATTACCTCTTTTTTGTGTGAATTTCAGTTCTGAATTTGAAGAtgattgaggaagaagatgaagatcaagggTTTGCAGGGCTTTTaatgtttttctatttttttaattaatttttgagttcaattgcacttttagtccccaaagtcgttagtttttggatggaaaactggcgggggaccaaaagtgttgacGGAGCTTAACGTCGGGGTAgtgaaatgctatttttaaacttaGTGGACTCCGTTTGCACATTTTTGAAatctgggggaccaaaagtgctaataagccttaATTCTTTCATAAATTGTATGACTTATACACTATGGTTGAGATGTGCCTTTCAATTTTGGAATAACCAAAGCAGTTTCATGTGATTTCTTTATTCTATCTAACGATTAATTTCTTATTTAATCTTATTATTCTCTCCGTAGATTTTCATTTGTGTATTTTGTTGAGTGGATACTCTCATTCATTTAACCTTGTTCATGgaaacttttttaaaaaataaattttttaatttctgaTATCAACTTGGGAAAAGAAATCACTTTCCAAATATATTgttcaatatttgaattattgaTATCATAAATTTAAGAACTGGTGAGAAGAATCAAACTAAACGACAAGATAATAATAAAACTAGAAAAAGCATGTAAATAACAATAATATTTGAAAGTGATTGAAAACATGTAAATAATATACATTGAGGAAAGAGCATCCAAAAATAAGTAATGAACTgatatgaaaattaaaaaaataagtataGCACATGAATGTGAAACTAATAGATATGGTTAGTCCATTTGGTAAAAGTAGATTGGTAGTTTAGTTTTGGCTTTAGCTTTAGTTTCCTGCCttattattttgttctttttttgtatttgggtttagcaCCCTTGTGCTAAGTTTGAATACAATATTtgacttatcaaaaaaaaaattcaattatcaCATGTCATTAATTTACTGAATCACCCAATGAGGGTATTACACCCAAAAAAAGATGCAAGTACCACAGAATTAACCAAACAGTGATTACTAATATTATGTTCTTATATTGCTGGAACTTAACTGCCTCTGTTTTTCTTGCTGAATAGTTTCTTGCCATAAATGGCACCAGCAGCACCTACTTTCTCTTTCTAtcacatcatttatcatatctctcatttcACTATTTTTTTCATCCTTTCTCTCCAAGTGTTAGTTTAAAAACAGTTATAACTTATAAACATGCTAGAATCTAATTGTTTGCTTGGAAAGCATACGAAATTGTAAACCATTATTTATGGGATTTTGTTTTGACTCCtgaaaatatttctttttcaGTTTAGTTGGTGTTGATTCTTTCACACCTCAATTGTTCTTTAAATAACATTTCTTAGTGAAGAATGTGCATGAATGAATAATTCTTGTAAAACTTCTGTTGGACTACCACTTCTAAAATCAAGAATGTGATATCTTTCATCCTTGTATGGTGCTAAATAACCTTTCATGTTTGGATATCCAGCATCCACAAGATAGTACTTTCCTatagattaaaatattttatcattAGTTTGTATGAAAAGTCAATAATAAAAATATGCACATAGCAAATTATACtagaaaaataagattttaTGTACCTTCAGGAGGTTGAGGAAacacattttttatttcttcaatCGCCGACGAAAGGGTATATATCTCATGTGCAGTACAAGGccaaccaacaacaacaaaagtgaaTAACATGTCAAAGTTGCACACTAACATGACATTTTGTGTTGAATATCCCTTTTTTCCGATGAAGCGAACTTGACCTTTGGAATGAACAATGGTAGGTATATCATATATGTTCCATCTATAGTACCAATGCATCCTTCAAAGTAGGCCAAAATCTTCTATCATCTTTAATTTTAGTTGGAACTTCAACAAAGTTAAAATTCGGAGGCTTTACAattttatttgttaataaaCATAATCTATCTAGAACTTCACCAAATTTCCTACTTACCATCTCTTCTCACTTTCGAAATTTATGTTGTACATTCCTATTTGTCTCACGTTGTGCACAAATCCAAGGAAACATAGAAAGTGCCTCCAAGGATGTCATTTCCTTAGATGGATGTAACCAACCTTTACTTACCAATAACTCTTCAAGTTTCAATACAGCATGAGACTCCATCCTAAACATGTTATAACTTTTACTTGGAGTGTTAAATGTTTATCGAACCCAATTCCATCATTGAGAATAAAAAAATCTATTGTCCTGTTTCAGTAAAAATTTCACATGATATACACATGCAATAAATGTTGCACTATAACTTATTTTGCAGTAGAACTTtgcaaatttaattttttttaacttttcttGAATATTCACTTTATTGAATAAGGTCATAGGTAGAACAATTTGAAAACAAGATATTAATATCATCATAAAATGCAAATACACATTCATATCAATAATTCAAattcataaatataaaattcaatGCATGGTCTTAACGCTAAACACGTCCATAACTAATATAAAGCAAAATCTCAACCAAGTGACTAGAGATGTTCCTATAGCTAATACTTAAACAAAATCCAATCTACCAAAGAATCTATTGAATCTGTTAAGGACATAAGAATCACTCTATTGTGATCATCTTTAAGTAATTCTAATGCATAGATAAATTGTCGTTGATCCAAACGCCCTTTCTCCTTTAGACTTATCAACACTCGAATGCATTCCGGGATGGAGTACTGGTCATGGAATATGGCAGCAGTTTCTTCTTTTTTAGCTTCATTGTGAATCTCTGCTGCTTCAACTAAGCGCTCTGAACTTTTTCTCATAGCTGTTGCAGTCCCAACTTTTCCCTTACCCATTGTCACTTTGTTGTTGTTATCTTGTgacacttttcttttctttttgggttGAGTGTTTTCCACTGAACTGAAATCACCTTGAGTAATACAAGATCTGGGCAAGCTTTGATCGTCTTTGATCTTCTCATTGACTTCTTCAACATGATTGTCAAAATCGAAAGCCATTCTTGTTCCACCTCCAAGATGAGGTCGGGCCATCAATGCTCCTGGAATTGGCCTTTTCAAATCAATATCTTTTGAGATCTTTTTCCCTTTTTCCAAG
This is a stretch of genomic DNA from Lotus japonicus ecotype B-129 chromosome 1, LjGifu_v1.2. It encodes these proteins:
- the LOC130728281 gene encoding disease resistance protein RPM1-like, with amino-acid sequence MITRVQLAYKIQRVNTRSREIKEKCQIHDAPETQHSSEQGQGGSSSGEHQDIIVRNVREEAPLHINEADVVGFEVPKAELIDWLVTGRKERVVISVVGMGGQGKTTLARKVFESKEVMANFDCRAWITVSQSYSVEGLLRDMLQQLDKGNNFSTMDRKSLKDEVRSYLRQKRYVIFLDDVWDTKLWDDIEFDIVDNIKGSRIFVTTRKREVALHFKKSSIAKVHDLQLLDKKQSFELFCKKAFKSDFGGFCPDELMSASSEIVSKCKGLPLAIAVIGGVLSGKAPSEWIDFRKNLFLELENNLHLDVVAKILSFSYDDLPSNLKPCLLYFGIYPEDFSVKSMRLIKHWIAEEFIKQQEGKTLEKVAEGYLKELIQRNLVQVSSFTIDDKVKSCRVHDLLREIYDP
- the LOC130714557 gene encoding uncharacterized protein LOC130714557, whose product is MKQRNEEEHKNIKKEEVDANTPNVQNGDSSDPPLRVILFKEEDPDMKTESPIYPIKMGIATIGSLGLGYGNPSASSEMNSVPYVATTVLPPQHASLEKGKKISKDIDLKRPIPGALMARPHLGGGTRMAFDFDNHVEEVNEKIKDDQSLPRSCITQGDFSSVENTQPKKKRKVSQDNNNKVTMGKGKVGTATAMRKSSERLVEAAEIHNEAKKEETAAIFHDQYSIPECIRVLISLKEKGRLDQRQFIYALELLKDDHNRVILMSLTDSIDSLVDWILFKY